A genomic region of Arachis hypogaea cultivar Tifrunner chromosome 5, arahy.Tifrunner.gnm2.J5K5, whole genome shotgun sequence contains the following coding sequences:
- the LOC112804080 gene encoding uncharacterized protein, whose protein sequence is MASKLHVRSNSLPNGSHPCSSRVRDQLNNLKAFEATSTSESVVTSLSFLEDLHSSLDDLLNVASTQKVIFQQEGDKCIEEILDGSMKVLDTCGITRDTVMQIKENVQFLHSALRRRKGDSTIETSIAEYNSFSKKMKKNVNKVITSLKQLQSKFGASQLLNEEVMSVLREVIAMNVSIFQSLLTFFARPASKSKAAKWMNKLMHKGVVASENSENCNELQLVDATLNILLKEGANGSNMKVAHEQLEALEIAIESIEIRLESLFRSMIKTKTSLLNILSQ, encoded by the coding sequence ATGGCAAGCAAGTTGCATGTTCGATCAAACAGTTTGCCAAATGGATCTCATCCATGCTCCTCCAGAGTAAGAGATCAATTGAACAACCTCAAGGCTTTCGAAGCAACTTCGACGTCTGAGTCAGTTGTCACTAGCTTGTCCTTTTTGGAAGATTTACACTCTTCTTTGGATGATCTTCTCAATGTTGCATCAACCCAAAAGGTCATCTTTCAACAAGAAGGTGACAAATGCATTGAAGAAATCTTGGATGGATCCATGAAGGTCTTGGATACATGTGGCATCACAAGGGACACAGTTATGCAGATCAAGGAGAATGTGCAATTCCTTCATTCAGCTCTTAGAAGGAGAAAGGGTGATTCAACCATTGAAACAAGCATAGCTGAATACAATTCCTTctcaaagaagatgaagaaaaatgtCAACAAGGTGATCACATCCTTGAAGCAGCTACAAAGCAAATTTGGAGCATCTCAACTGTTGAATGAAGAAGTGATGAGTGTTTTAAGAGAAGTGATTGCAATGAATGTGTCTATCTTCCAATCCCTTTTGACTTTTTTCGCTCGTCCAGCATCGAAGTCAAAGGCAGCCAAATGGATGAACAAGTTGATGCATAAAGGAGTGGTTGCATCTGAAAACTCAGAGAATTGCAATGAATTGCAATTGGTGGATGCAACTTTGAACATCCTTTTAAAAGAAGGTGCTAATGGTTCCAACATGAAAGTAGCACATGAGCAATTGGAGGCTTTGGAGATTGCAATTGAAAGCATTGAGATTAGATTAGAAAGCTTATTTAGGAGCATGATTAAGACTAAGACATCCCTTTTGAACATATTATCCCAATAG